The segment ttctttttcttctggAACAAAGCATACTCTTCACGGAAGTTATTTCCAGGCTGAGGAGTGGGTAATGAAGTGGacacttcaaaaaaaaaagatataggATAGTCCAATCAGACATGGAAAATGCACAATCTATTAAAGCAAATGTCACAGATGTATCTTTGAAATCAGGCTCCCATAACATAAGCATTTTGAGTCAAACAATATACTAAGGCAGTAGTTCGTTATCATACTATTACATCAGGAGGGGGTATTGGTCGTTTTGTTTGTTTGAATCAAGGCACAGGGGTACTGATCGTTAATTGTCACTGGATGCTAAACATATTAAATTACATACACTAAACCGTTGGGAATTTAGAATACACTTCTGCTCAACTTCTGTAAGATGCATAAAGACATCGATCGATCTGTTTTACAGGTATCTGATAGCCGATAAGTTgctgcatcaccataaaatttaCGAAGCTTGCAGAGCAGGCAGTACAACTTACATCTTCGGAATACTTCACCAATTTTAGCAGTCTTCTGAAGCTGCACTATGAGGGCAGGAAGTATCAACAGTCTCATGGCCACAGTAGAAAAGGAGATTGTCATCCACCTGTGGTGAACATCAACAACTAAACTACACTCATTGGCTCAATGACAGGGGACATTCATAATAACATACGCAAAAGTACGAGCGAATACGATATTCAAAGCAAAAGCATACCCTCAAATTGGCACGAGAGAGCGTGTTGCAAAAAATAAAGGGAAATGGAAAGTTTTTTTTCCGCAGTAATAAGAGGCTAACCACGGCAGTCCGGTGAGGCTATGGAACCCGTCCATGAGGTCCAAAATTGTGCTAACAGCCAATTCCGACACTCCCCCAACGCCGTCGGCCGTGGCGCCGGCGGCACCTCCCACGGCATCCGCCGCAGCACCCGCTCCGCTGGCGACCCCTTCCCCGTCATCAACGATTGTCACGCCATCCAAGTACACGCTTTCCTTCTCGGTGTATACATCCTCTCCGGGAGCGTCCGCGGCAGCGGTGACGGGACTGGAACCAGACCCGGACCCGGAGCGGGAGTACCACGAGAAGCTTCGCGAATGGAAAGCAAAAGGAGGGAGCTCACGAGGGGGCAACGGGAGCGCGGGGATAGGAAGTGGGTGGTGGCAGCACGGGCTCTGGGAAGCAGCAGAGAGGTGagcaacggcggcggcgagagGCGGCGGGAGGAGCCGGCGGCGGCCGATGAGGCGAACCGCAAGCGCCATGGCGTTCGTCACGTGGATGCAAAGGGACAAGGTCTAAACCCTTGACACGTGCAAGCTCCTAGCTGTTCGATCGGTATCAGACGGCTCAGATCGACTAAAACCAGTAATTTGTCGGAAAGGACCTCTAATTTCCTCTCTAATTGCCGTTAAGGCATGCGCTTCTTCCCCCTCCCTGCTCACTTCCAATGGAATCTGGCCCAGGAAAGTTTTACTAGTAGTCAGCATTTTCGATCTTTTAGCCCATCAAAAAATCTGGCCCAAAAAAGTTTTACTAGTAGTCAGCATTTTCGATCTTTTAGCCCATAAAAAAATCTGGCCCAAGAAAGAACTGAAAGAAGCCACATCCCCGTCCCGAGCCCCCAAGGCCGCGAGTCTGCAACACGGCGCCCCTGCGGACGAGCGCCGCCGTCCCCGAGCACGGAGGTCGAGCTGCCCAGGCGCGGAGCGCCAGCAccccgccggccggccgcccaCCCACCGCCCCGCCTGGCTGCCTGGGCCTGGCGCTAGTCGCCGTTGCCGAGCCTGTGCGGCACGGCCGTTGGTGCGCCGAGCAGCGCGGGACCCGCCGCGGCGCGAGTCCACGGCAGTGCGGGAGCTGATCCTGCGGTCTAGGCGGAGTCGGTGAGATGGTGATGGTGTCAGGCGGTGGGGGGAACGCGTGGGCGAAGGAGATGACCGTCCGCCGCAGGATAGCCAGCATGTGCGCTCCACACCCTGAAGCAATCTCTCTCTTCTCTGTAAGAAAAGGGTTCTTTTCTATCAAGCTGCTAACTACCATTATCTGTATGGATTTGGGTTCAGATTCAATAAGACGCAGGAACACTTCCCTAGTCTGAAGGACTACAACGATTATCTGGAAGAAGTTGAGGATATGAGTGAGTTGTTTCACCTGTTTGTTTGTTAGGGAGTGGCTCCTTTTTGGAGAAGCCATAATTTGTGGCTTCGTCAAAACGGCTCTGGCTCCTCCAGAAAAACGTTTGGTAGGGCTCCTCTgatggagccggagccggagagAAGCCCTGCCAAACAGGCCCTATAATTTATTAGTCTTGAATTATACCAATTGGGAAAAGCTTAGCAGGTTTGATTTTTCTTTTCAAGCTTTCAACCTGATCGAAGGGATAGATGTCGAGGTGATTGAAGCAAAAATTGCAAGATACCAACAGGAAAATGTGGAGCAGATATACTTGTCCAGAGCTAAAAGGGTGTGTTTGTCATGATCCCTGATGTAGTCTTATGGAGTACCGAAATTCCTGTTGAAATGTTTTACTCTAACTTTTGATATAATTCATATATCCGATTGAGAAAGATTTATCTTTTATGTATAATGTGTTCCTTTATAGGCGGAAGATCTTGCAGCAGCACTTAAAGCAAGCAGGATGAACCCTATAAAGGCCGAGGTCAATGATACGGTCAGTAGATATTTTTCaagatatatgttttcttcataAAAAATTATGAAGGTTATAAAATATGGGTTTTCTTCAACTTAGAGATCTGATAGTCTCATAGCTGGTTGTGTAATACATGAGCAATTGCATCATGCTGGTGTCACTGGTAAACTGCTTGCATGGGAAATATTTGGCACCACCATGTAGTAGGTCAACCAGGCAAACTTCTAGTAAACATCATGAGAATATGGTAGTGATGAAATACTAAATGATGAAGTGACAGTTTTCAGATTTATCACCTTGACGTCTTATCAACATGTTCTATTGGTAATTGTGATCATAATCACAGTATTGGCTGCATGTTTTGCACTAGAAAAAAAATGACCTATGCAGGAGTGGTGATTTGGTGATCAAATGGGCAAATCTTTTAGCAAGTTAAATCCTTTGCCAGCATGTTTCACCTTCATTATGCATTTTGTTACCGGTATATATATATTCACATAGATTTCCTACATCTTTAGATATTGCCCTACCCGACCAACATGACCACAAATGAAATTTAGTAAAGGCATGCTATTATCATCTTCACTTTGTATCCTTATATAATTATGTTAAGTGTTTCATCTAGTTTGACTCACACATATCTCGCATAAAGAACTGCGaagttccttttcctttcatTATGTTTCTCTATACTGTACTGCTTTACTTTGATATTGTTTTCTGATGCGTTGATGTCGTGTTCTTGGTATAAATGCGAACACTTGGTGCTCCTGCAATCTGTAACAGGCTGCTGGGAGTTCTCAGGGTATTAGTGGTGGGGCAGGAGTTCAGGGCCAGTATGCACCTGCCGCTGTTCTTGGGGGAGTGGCTCAGCCTCGCCCCACAGGTATGGCTCCCCAACTAATGGGCAGTCGGTCAGATCCTCTTCAAGGAGATGACGAGGAGACCAGGAGACTACGTGCAGAGCGAGTAGCACGAGCTGGTGGATGGACTGCTGAATTGAGTAAGAGAAGAGCACTGGAGGAGGCGTTTAGCGCCATATTCATCTAGGACTGATCAAAAGGCAACACATGGCCTGGAGGAAAGCCAGTATATTTAAAATGGCCGTCAAACAACTGCGCAACATTGGATGGTCTATACCGCGATACCTTTTGGGACATGGAATTCTCACAGATTTTAGTGAAGTACTACCTATTAGCGCCAAGTGAGCGTGCGGTCGCAAAAGCATCCTTTGTGTGCAAGCTAGAAAATGCACATTGTTGTGTACCTTGTTCGTCTCAGGTCATCTTGACAGTCAAGACTTGTGACAGTTCTTTTGTATAAGGACATGATACACTTTACGAGCCTCGCTTCTCAGACGTACCACCCTCTGTCCTAAATTATAGGTCATTTTGGGTTTTCTTGGTGCATAGCTTTTGTTATATACCTAGATATACAATATGTCTAATACATAATAAAGATTGTGTacctagaaaagtcaaaacgaCTTAGAGATTAAGACAGGGGGAGGGGTTAAAAGAAATTGTCCCATGATATTTGTTTTTgtgagaatttttttttgaattcagATATTCAATCTACTGCGAGTCTGTGACTCATTGACCTCTTCTAACTGTGCCTGATTCAGACAACTAAATGTATCCTTCACTCTTAAAGTtataggaaaaagtctacataaccccctcAACTATCTAGTATAGTCTACTTTACCCCCTGAACTATAAAACTGGATATTCTATCCACTAAATCTTTTAAAACTGGTCAAATAACCCTCTCGAGTGGATtttggagggtggttttgttttttttattttcgccaaatctttaaaaaatcataacaaAGCatagaaaatcataaaataaaaattctaattttgttagactctaGATGAATAGgttgaacatataatatagtatatttcaatacaaagtttttgttgtaactttaaatctatgttttctgtaattaattagaataatttataTATGTGGTTTCTATAGTCCAAttatggtaaaatttttatgatgGGCTCGTTATTGTATGcttaaactatggtaaaaattttataTTATTAAATTACGTATaatttagttatagataaagcatagctttaacaagaataaagctaaataaatctataactaagttatacatgatccaatgggtatgaaatttttactatacTTCAACCAAACGATAATTAGCTCACCACAAAAATTTCAccataattggaccatagaaactgcatatatgaattattctaattaattatagaaaaacatagatatgAAGTtataacaaaaactttgtactaaagcataccgtATTATATGTTCAgtgcgtagatctactcatgaggagtccaaaaaattagattttctatttatgatttattatgattttttaaagatttaacggaaataaataaaaaataaaaagaataaaacCATCCTCAAAAACAGCTTGAGGGGGTTTTTTGACTGGTTTTAAAAAGTTTAGAGAGTAGAATATTCGGTTTTATAGTTCGAGGGTTAAAGCCTAAAAAGTTTGGTAGGTTATATAAATAGCATGTCAAGTACTTTCTTTAGATTAAGGGAGTTGTAtgcaagagaaaaaaaagacagTACTTTTGTAGGCTACCAAGAGCTCCAAGAAAAAGATCATGAcaaggttatatatatatatatatatatatatatatatatatatatatatatatatatatatatatatatatatatatatatatatatatatatatatactattctacaccctaggtgtagaatattattctacaccgcaagtcaaaactgagtagaaaaaatactgagcagtactggaGAGTGTTCAGTATCAACTTGTCCAACACTCAGGACCATGAAATACTGAAACACGAATACTGAGcgatactgaattttgctcagtataacagttcggtgtagaatagtattctacacctagggtgtatatAGGGATCTAGTAAGGAACTGCGCTACAAGGTCGATTCTCATGACTTTGCATGAAAGATGGGTACGCTCCTCAAACAAAATAAAAACAAGGTTCATAGGTCACATACGTGGATTTTAGAATGGAAAACATCTTGTATGTCTCGAAACATTACATCCCACATTAGAAGGCCAAAGATAATCATCCAAATGCCACCTTGCGAATGGGTAACTTACCAACCACCAACTTCATCATCGGAAGTTATTAAAGACTGCTCCATTCTGCAAGCACCACAGCATTCGGAGCATTGGTGGCTTCTTCGCATACCGACACTTGTCGttgtctattttgtaaaaaggcCCTTTGAGTTGTTAGaatcaacccgcagtccaaaccTTTCTGCTCCTAGCCTCCCAACCCGCAAACCCTAGCCCGACGTCTCTGACTCTCGATCCTTCTCTCCTTTTCTCTCCTCTCCCCGCCTCCGTCGCCATTTCCTCCTTAGAATCGACAAGGGGCGGGGGCGTGGTTGTGCCGGCAAGCTTGAGCGTGGTGGCAAACCATGGAGGACCAACCTCCGATGGACCCATTGGAGGTGCTGTTAGCTCGCGAGAATCCGCGCCGGATCCAAGATGTGAGACGGCCAAATCGGTGAAGGGTCGGCCATGGTCAATGACGCCAGATCTGGTAGTTTCGAGGTCGTGCCCCTCCacccatccacatacatccatcccccccccccccccccccccccccccgcgcacAACAACGCGTTCTCCTTCAGGCACCGCTGTCCTAGATTCTTCTCCAGGCCTCCACCGTTGACGAGTTCCCCGTACTGCTGACTGCGTCCCCCGCCCTCCATGCACTGACGGCACCCTAGCAAAGGGTCTCTGCAAGGCCGCTCGTCGTCAATCTGCGAAGCAGGCTGTCAGCATCGCCCCCTACAAGCCAGGTCTGAAGGTGGATGCTACTCTCTCCTCCAGAGCACTCCATGTCCTTCAAATCAATCGATGGTGAGAAGGGGAGGCAGGTAGGCAGCAGCCGGATCTAAAGTTGGATGCTACTCTCTTCCCATCTGTGTTCCATGGTAACTATTTCCCCTCCAGCCCTGAGATATCTTCCCCGCCATCTCCTTATTTAACATACTATGAAATTTAATGCTCTGGTTGTATTTAGTTCCAGATGAATTTTCTATCAAAGGTGCAGGATAGACAACTATTGCATCTGAATATATTTGACTAACCACGCCACAAGTACTAGAGATATCCCTTCCCTATTCTGACTTTAGTGTGATTGCTTTGAAGTAGCATATTGTGTCATCTTACTTTTGGTATAAATTTTATTGCATAGTTTTGTTAAAGTAGAAAACAGTAGCATTGGATTGAATAAACGATAGCAATCTAATGTCTATTGCTTGCGGTGTCAGTTTTTGACCATTCTTACAATGTATGAAACCTAAATTTTATTGGTTTATTTTACAAGACTTGTCAGTATACTATTTTCTTTCATAGAGATATAACCTTGATGTTTTGTTGGCCTTCTTTGCATGAGCTTTATAAGTTGCTTACTTGGTGCTCTTTCATGATTGAATAAGCATTTAAGTTGTATCCTCAATTGTAGAAGAAACATCTAATGACTTGACAGATGATTCAACTATTTGTTTCACGTGAATATTTTTGATGCATAAATGGTAAGCTGAACTTTTCATTGATGTGTTCAATCAAATTCTGCAGTTTGAAATTATTTTGCACTATATTAAGGTATAATGAGCTTCTTTCTATACCTATTTGCGGATTCAATATGACTATTTAGCAGTGTGCTTATGTTGATATGTAATACAACTCAGCAAGACAAAGCATAGTTATCAACTattttcatattttattttcttcccTTATTTAGTTGTGTTGTTCACTGTGCATTGAAATGTTTTACTGTTTTCCTTTGCTATCAAGTTGTGGAAGCACTAAGCAGATCATGAAGGTGCATTCTCACTTGTAGTTCCACTGTAGGACCACAATATGGTTAGTTTGTATGATAAAAATTATAGTGATTACTAACATTTTAGTAAAAGAATATTTTAGGGTGATACTTTGGCCGATACAAATGTATCGATTTTACATTGTTTGAAATGTCAAAGTAATTTATTTTGTTCATTGGCAGATTGCAATTTCTTATTTCTAGAAGATTCTTCATACTGCAGTGAAATGCCGAGATGTGAATGAAGTATATATATGCATCCAGCTGCCTATTAATGCATCCAGCTGCCTATGTGAATGGGAAATCATGTAAGGTACTCTTGTAACCAAATTGCAACAAATTGCCATTGTGTCACATGCTCAAGTATCTATCAGCGATCACACTTAAAGTGTCCCAATATGTTGTAGAGAAAGAAaagctacaactttgtagtttatGAGTTTTTCATTTCAGATCATTTAGATACCTAGCTAAAAGGTTGATACAATGTTTAGATCTAGTATCTAGATCTATATTTGTAGATTGAAACATTATATAGATTATTTTGGTACCAAGATGCCTTCAAACGCAACTATTTGAACTAAAAGGTTATCATTAAATACAGTTCATATTTAAATTTTTATCTTTATATGTGACTAAAATAagttataattttttaaaaGATGTGTTTATGCAAGGGTGCAAATAAATTGCCTCGATTTATCCACTAGCTAGCGCAacatatttttagaaaaaaaacataACTTCTGTATATAATAACCTTATATAGGGATAATGTTTATAAATATATTGTAGATACCTAAGATATCTACAATTTTGTAGTCtacatattttcatttgaacccATCTTGATATCTAAATGAACAATTTCATGTTCAGATCTACAAATACACATATGAACATTGTATTAGTTTTTATATCaaaatgaactcaaataaaaaaaatcttaaaCTACAAGTTCTAGATCTCTTTTTCTCTAGAACAAAGTGTTGCCTCCATTTAACTTTACACAAAAACGGAAAGCTTTAATAATTCAATTGGTAGTAACTTATATTCAGCCAAGTCATCGATGTTATGTCCTTCTCGCCGCTTCAATCAATGACAATAGTATAAGACCTCATTTAGCATAGCTCAGCTTCACTAGTGAGTTTTTTTTCACGAGCAGCTTTCTAAGTGAATCTGAGCTATTTTATAAAGATTATTTGGCAAAATAATGTCACCAACAGCCTTATGCATGgccgagagagagaaatgagtgaGAGAGTTGTGAAAAACTAGTTTTCCATTTCTTTGTAAGAACATAAAAAAAAGTaactcatgaagctgttttaaaagggtttttgttttcataatagctcatgaagctgttggtGAAACTATACCAAATAATGCCTAAGTTTTGCAATTTTTTGATTtaggaaaaaaattaaaaaatagaTATAAAAAATTCTCACTACAACAGGCAGATCGCAATGGCAACCGGAACGAAGTTGGCAGCACAGAGGGTTTTTATTGGGCCGTGGTTGTGGCACTTACGTATATGCACTGGGCCCTGCGTGGGGGGAGCTAAGCTAGCTATACGAATACGATGCGGAGGGAGTGGGCGTTCGGCGGTGCCCGGGCGGCGGATAGGAGGTCCAACGACGGCACGGCGGCGTAGCAGAGGATCCGTTTGCATTCCGTGCTCTGACCACCCCCAGCCCCCCTCCGTCGACGACTGGGTGGGCGTCGCCGACCTTGTTCGTCGGGgtccttcgccggcgacgaacaTCCACCAGGTAGGACCGCCCCTTCCCTGCTGTGCTGAACCGAgcatccccaaaccctaaccgaAGCAATTTATATCCGGATCTGACCTAACCATTACAACTAGGCCCACCACTGGCTTCGATTTTGTATCCAGAGTTCCTGcaattttgtatttttagaCCTGCTTCTTCTGATCTGATTGCCAAAATGGGTGTGTAGGGATTGCCGATTGGAGGGCCGATTTCACAGATGGGCTGATCAGAACCACGAGGAGGTTCTCCTTATTGCGGACTTCGGAGGTGGATTTGCTTTTTCCACAAATCAGACATGGACGACGAAGACGGCAGCCTAGGCATTCGGAATTGGGGCTTCTATGACACTGTGAAAGGCAACCTCGGCCTGCAGCTCATGTCGTCCGTACCACCTGACCGGGACACAAAGTCACTGCTCCCGAACGGTGCCTTCTTGCAGCACCATGGACACCACAATGCCCCGCACCAGCTCCACATGCAGCACTCGCAACATCCCCGCGGCCCTGCTGGTGGTGGAGCCTCTGGTGGCATGCCTACCGAGTCACAACCTATTCACATGGACTTCTCACGCAATGAAGC is part of the Sorghum bicolor cultivar BTx623 chromosome 10, Sorghum_bicolor_NCBIv3, whole genome shotgun sequence genome and harbors:
- the LOC8072575 gene encoding uncharacterized protein LOC8072575, which produces MVMVSGGGGNAWAKEMTVRRRIASIFNKTQEHFPSLKDYNDYLEEVEDMTFNLIEGIDVEVIEAKIARYQQENVEQIYLSRAKRAEDLAAALKASRMNPIKAEVNDTAAGSSQGISGGAGVQGQYAPAAVLGGVAQPRPTGMAPQLMGSRSDPLQGDDEETRRLRAERVARAGGWTAELSKRRALEEAFSAIFI